Proteins from one Ficedula albicollis isolate OC2 chromosome 3, FicAlb1.5, whole genome shotgun sequence genomic window:
- the LOC101815326 gene encoding uncharacterized protein LOC101815326 isoform X2, translating to MDALHKLKILVIFLSLATFTVMVIMNAGNATGTFKGLFRTTPGNISAKYSTDFTPAGWTFLIWNVIYGWQLAWLLYALSGICRRNELGYVFIKPDLLPIPFYVAWCLNNGLNVGWLFLWDREYLLPALVFLAVLSLTTCASLFVSHRALSIHSSWFVKGHKAELWLIRILVQNGLALYVTWTSIATLLNFAVVLIYKWNVSDEKATTASLSILALGLVVWFYLENYFLDKYVRYNLTVYPVVIAALTGSACRNRSFSSPLTNNVFIGSLPLFRHSFTWKHWASFTV from the exons ATGGATGCTCTACATAAGTTGAAGATTTTGGTGATATTTCTATCTTTGGCTACCTTCACGGTCATGGTGATAATGAATGCTGGAAATGCCACTGGGACTTTCAAAG GTTTGTTCAGGACAACCCCCGGAAACATCTCAGCCAAGTACAGCACTGATTTCACACCAGCTGGCTGGACTTTCCTCATCTGGAATGTCATCTACGGCTGGCAGCTTGCCTGGCTTCTCTACGCCTTGTCAGGGATCTGTCGAAG GAATGAACTTGGATATGTCTTCATAAAGCCAGACTTGCTGCCAATACCTTTTTATGTGGCATGGTGTCTGAATAATGGCCTCAATGTTGGATGGCTCTTTCTGTGGGACCGAGA ATACCTTCTTCCAGCCCTGGTGTTCCTGGCAGTCCTCTCTCTTACCACATGTGCTTCCCTGTTTGTTTCCCACCGAGCCTTGAGCATCCACTCCTCATGGTTTGTGAAGGGTCACaaagctgagctctggctcATCCGCATCCTG GTCCAGAACGGGCTGGCACTGTACGTGACCTGGACCAGCATCGCCACGCTGCTGAACTTCGCCGTCGTGCTGATCTACAAGTGGAACGTGAGCGATGAGAAAGCAACCACTGCTTCCCTCAGCATCCTGGCTCTCGGCCTGGTGGTATG GTTTTATCTGGAAAACTACTTTCTTGACAAGTATGTCCGCTATAACCTCACAGTCTACCCAGTGGTCATAGCAGCTCTGACTGGCAGTGCGTGCAGGAACAGGTCATTTTCATCCCCGCTGACCAACAACGTCTTTATAG GAAGCCTCCCCCTTTTTAGACATTCCTTCACCTGGAAGCATTGGGCAAGTTTCACTGTGTAG
- the LOC101815326 gene encoding uncharacterized protein LOC101815326 isoform X1, with product MDALHKLKILVIFLSLATFTVMVIMNAGNATGTFKGLFRTTPGNISAKYSTDFTPAGWTFLIWNVIYGWQLAWLLYALSGICRRNELGYVFIKPDLLPIPFYVAWCLNNGLNVGWLFLWDREYLLPALVFLAVLSLTTCASLFVSHRALSIHSSWFVKGHKAELWLIRILVQNGLALYVTWTSIATLLNFAVVLIYKWNVSDEKATTASLSILALGLVVWFYLENYFLDKYVRYNLTVYPVVIAALTGSACRNRSFSSPLTNNVFIVVLLALTCLIFAARLGLVAWRHWKRPLEASESRGPSGIVA from the exons ATGGATGCTCTACATAAGTTGAAGATTTTGGTGATATTTCTATCTTTGGCTACCTTCACGGTCATGGTGATAATGAATGCTGGAAATGCCACTGGGACTTTCAAAG GTTTGTTCAGGACAACCCCCGGAAACATCTCAGCCAAGTACAGCACTGATTTCACACCAGCTGGCTGGACTTTCCTCATCTGGAATGTCATCTACGGCTGGCAGCTTGCCTGGCTTCTCTACGCCTTGTCAGGGATCTGTCGAAG GAATGAACTTGGATATGTCTTCATAAAGCCAGACTTGCTGCCAATACCTTTTTATGTGGCATGGTGTCTGAATAATGGCCTCAATGTTGGATGGCTCTTTCTGTGGGACCGAGA ATACCTTCTTCCAGCCCTGGTGTTCCTGGCAGTCCTCTCTCTTACCACATGTGCTTCCCTGTTTGTTTCCCACCGAGCCTTGAGCATCCACTCCTCATGGTTTGTGAAGGGTCACaaagctgagctctggctcATCCGCATCCTG GTCCAGAACGGGCTGGCACTGTACGTGACCTGGACCAGCATCGCCACGCTGCTGAACTTCGCCGTCGTGCTGATCTACAAGTGGAACGTGAGCGATGAGAAAGCAACCACTGCTTCCCTCAGCATCCTGGCTCTCGGCCTGGTGGTATG GTTTTATCTGGAAAACTACTTTCTTGACAAGTATGTCCGCTATAACCTCACAGTCTACCCAGTGGTCATAGCAGCTCTGACTGGCAGTGCGTGCAGGAACAGGTCATTTTCATCCCCGCTGACCAACAACGTCTTTATAG TTGTTCTGCTGGCACTGACGTGCTTGATCTTTGCTGCTCGGCTGGGATTAGTCGCATGGAGACACTGGAAGAGACCACTGGAAGCATCAGAATCCCGAGGTCCATCAGGCATAGTGGCCTGA